From Hemibagrus wyckioides isolate EC202008001 linkage group LG11, SWU_Hwy_1.0, whole genome shotgun sequence:
GAGGAGATCCTGGAGCAGAGGTTCAGTCGCCTCTCCATCGGAGTGCTCAGCActttccatcacacactccaactcaCAGCAGAGCCTCAGAACCTGAGCTGCCCGTCATCGGGTCTCCTGCGGAGCGTCAAGGGGTCCAGCATGCTGGTGACTCTTTCACCATGGGCGTACAGGTAGCGTGTACTCACAGAAATACGGcttcttcaaataaataaataaataataagctaAATTATCTCTGAATTCAGATTGAGACGCGACCCATCGCGCTATCCCCGCTTTATCCCTGAAGCCTATTGCCTACGTAGGGGCTGTCTGACGGGGCCGAACGGTGAGGAGAGTGAAGACTACCGCAGTGTCCCGGTGTTTGTGCCCACCGCCGTGCTGCGCCGCTCAGGCTCGTGTGTCGGGGGACGCCGCTCCTACACTGAGAGCTATGAGTCCATACAGGTGGGCTGCACGTGCATACCTGCACTCAAGCAGCAGGAGAGCATACAGAGGAGCAACCAGAGCACAAGGAGAGATGTGCAAAACTCCAACAGGCGAAAAAAAGTTACAAACTGAACCACAGGGGTGCTGTTTAATCAAAAAGCACATGCtcagcctttgtgtgtgtgtgtgtgttattgtggaGACTGGTTATCATTATAAAGCTGCTGAAAGAATTACACAATCAGATCTGACTGCACTGGACAGGTGATACAAGTATATGTAGGCTTATCttgcatatattttttatcagaattactgtgtgtgcatgcatgcatatgattaagctgtttttatttaaaattgtaataatataGATGGGATTGAAGTGATGGTTTCAGATGTGATGTGTTTTGAGCTAACATGGAGGCTGAATTTGATTGGGTTTGAACATTGAAACAGGGTGTAAatgtattatgttttatttaccaTAGTAAGCATCATAAATGCATTTGCTTTCACCAAGTCAGAATGCTATTGTCTGTAATATGTACAATTAAGATTAatcctgatttaaaaaaaaaaaaaaaatcaagcattgGTCAAGCATTAAAATATCACACCATCCAGTTATGATAAACCAGAGGAAATAATCCCATAACAAATTAGGACCAATTAAATTGTCCATAAGTCGTAATGAGCCTTATTTTAAGGTCTCGCTCCAAGCCTAGAGGAGACCTGACTCACAGTTAACATAACACCTGAACTCGTTGGCGAGGTTGTGATTGTTTGGGTAGATAACTGCATATCTTCACATCCAGGAGTTTTCTTGCATGCTCTTGCATAATAGCCCCTGAAATTACAATGACAGAAGTAAGGCCAAAAACGCTGCATGTTATGAGTTAATAATTTAGAAGTGATTTTGTTGCGCTTTGTTTGAGCTCTACTCCACTAACCTGTGCACAGCAGGATTTTACTCTTGGTGAGGTATTTTACTGATTGTGCCACTTTGCTCAGACACTCCTCGGATAGGTACGGCAGGTCTGCAACAACGAGGTCAAAGCTCTGTGGGAGGACATCTTCAGGCAAACACAGCGGGTTGTTGTAGTCATAGAAGATGAACTCATCACCATACACAGCAAATCATTGGTCAAATTCAAGCAACATGGCAGACACACAGTGTGACCCATCTGTACTCTGGGATTCCAGCTGCTTCAGCTTCTGGTTGACGCTGAAGTAAGCTAaactactgtaaaataaatatactgtaaacctAATTACAGTCTTTCTCAGataaaaaccacaacacaactgTATATCATTAtggtattttattgtaaagttcaaATTTAGCCAGAATTTTACCgtaaaaaatacagtacaacacATATTGCATTACAGTTGGTTTGCCTAGATTTTACTGTCAACAACTTTTTATGATTAATTACTAAGTGAATAAGGTCCATTGTAAACCAAGGCACAAAAATCTCAGTCAGACTAAAGCAAGAAAACATGTATATATTCAGTGTAGAGGACTCGCATGTTGTCCACTGTGGGCTGATCTGATCCTCTCTGCAGccagaaaacatacacaaagcacATGTTGGATTGATGCAGTGTTTGAGCATGATGcctacagagagacaaacagccTTCTAGTTGTTAAATAAGTGGTTCAAATATGTTAAACTTTGCTCCAATGAATTATACATTAATGAAGgcaatatttattcattaattaaataattaatatagttTTGCAGGTTATTTTTATAACTGATGGTCTTAGGGAGAAAGTTctcatttcagaaacatttcatataagtcatcataagcatttattttatgtctgttgaCATGAAGTCTAAACACAGTTGCCTCCACTGAAGCAATAATCAAATTTACTACAACACTGACCAGTAACCAGTCACATGTACAACCACTTACCAATATTTATCCTGGAAAAGACCAGTGATCTGATCAAAAGGAAATGATTTGAAGAACAGGAAAGAGATTGATGAGGTCCATTTCAAGAACAACTGCTGGCAGATGACTgcaacaaagacagtaagaaatatATTGCCTTAATTGAAAGTAAAATCATCTCAAGCATCTCAAGTGCCTCTCCTGGTAGAACGCCTACCACATACTGCGATTCAGGGAGTCAAGCTTCAGTTCCAGCGCAGGCCCTTTGCTGCAAATCATCCCATTTCTCCCCTGTGTTTTCACTGCCACTGTCCAAAAacgcaaaaatgccaaaaaaaacaaaaattacaatcTTTAAAATACAGCACGTTGTTTAAATGCGTACATAAAATGTTGCAGAAGtgaaacatttaataataataataatacattttatttataggcgcCTTTCTCAACACCCAAGGACACCGAACAATGagttacaaaacaaagcacatagaaacaatacgacaaaaaacaagcaacaataacaaaaaataaatacagaagattgtgactgtgtgagagggcAAGTAAGAATTAGGAAGAGTAAGCAAGCTTAAACAGGTGAGACTTGAGTCTAGAtttaaagatagacagagagtcaaGGTTACGGATGTCTGGAGGTAAAGAGTTCCAGAGCCGcaacttctttttattttaataatttaaaaaaataaataaataaataaaaatatcaaaactGTGTTccgttcatgtgtgtgtgcaggacgcCGGACAAACGAGTGTGTGTTGGTCCGTGTCTGTGGGAAcaatagtctgtttcgggtgggaaagaaaggaaaaaaaatggggaagaaggggaagaaagaaaaaaagcacacacctaaatatGCAGTAACCTCCTGAAACttataaataatgattaaacaaagaatacaatcaaatcaagtcaagaagcttttattgtccttttgaccacatatagctgatgcagtacacagtgaaatgagacaacgtttctccaggaccctggtgctacagaacacaacatataattacaaaacaacacagagctataacATAAAGTACATTGTGTGCAActtggtgcaaacagtgcaagacaaaagacagtgcaaagagacaatacagtacgtacagcagcagttgaataatgtgcaaatacaattcaaataataaatgacatgtaccctaacaataaatacaagggacaaattataaaatagcaatatattaaactataaacaaaagagaaaaataatatttaaacttcaaatattttaatataaaaatatacatataactttgtaagaatacaagcgctatatgcaacatatctatatttgcttattttttttgagCAACTGCTTGTGTCATGGtctctgtcactggacaataaattctggccttgtcctggctatgtccagttgctgatgtcctagAACGACCACACTTTCTGAAAGTGTTGGCCTCACCTAATGTATGCATGTAGTTGAAGTGGCACAGATGGTTGAATGCTGTTGGAGGAACACGTCTCGGCTGATGGACCATCACGTAGGGTGTAgtgctgctgggctggggagtgTTGGTTGCTGAGGGTCCAGGGTCCATGTCCAGAGTCCGAATGTGGGTTTGGTGTGGGGACCGTGCTTGATAGAAGTGCTAGGCTCGATGGGAACAGCACTAGCTTGCGCCGGTATGCCTAAAAcaacatgaaaaaaatatacattaacagtctacatatatggcagtaaaatgtaagcaatgggtaaagagtttaggagagatatttcagatataatatgctgagatatttacataccaaattctcCTCCATAACTTGAGCGGGAGAATCTGAAAAAAAGTGATGagtgtccacaggcctgcactggacatttacttatctgtaacattaa
This genomic window contains:
- the LOC131361448 gene encoding interleukin-17D-like, which translates into the protein MLYRQLDPRHEKGTQVEALNSGQSSHGASAKGERLDVKLRSLPGAHEPYEASIPADTENLALRDLVTRLTESDGNLGVFTHRYESLENRSLTSIICQIMRSLSWTERKHGCRRSSVEVVLLVVVVVSCAARGGGKRNRRVCADLPEEILEQRFSRLSIGVLSTFHHTLQLTAEPQNLSCPSSGLLRSVKGSSMLVTLSPWAYRLRRDPSRYPRFIPEAYCLRRGCLTGPNGEESEDYRSVPVFVPTAVLRRSGSCVGGRRSYTESYESIQVGCTCIPALKQQESIQRSNQSTRRDVQNSNRRKKVTN